The Sabethes cyaneus chromosome 3, idSabCyanKW18_F2, whole genome shotgun sequence DNA window ATGAAATGTCGACGTACGCATCACAGATCTTTTTCAGCAATCTTTGGTACGCTTGATATTCTTCCTCTCCGAATTCGTTAGGATCGTGACGCGCATGTTCATACCTGTAACAGAAAACGACTGTGGAATGTAGGCGATCTTTATATAATTACCTACATGTCGCAAAACTGATGAATTAATCGTTGCCCAGCTCCATTAAGAGGTGCAGCTAAAGTTGTTAACAGAAACGCTCTCAAGCTATCTCTTGGGTGCCGTGTAGAGCCATCTTGTTTGGCTAtttctttttctaaaatttaaaGCGAACTTCACTACATTGATCAAATCATTGATTTTTCAACATGCAAACCAAGTTCCTTAACGTCGTCCATTGCCTTCATTCGATAGTAATAAGGCGGAATATTAGAGTCCGGCTGCAAAATATACTTATCACCATCCTTTATATCATCCCATAAGAGCTTTGGTTCGAAATAAATTTTCTGAATGCAATCAATGCGTCTTTCGATCTCTTTTTTAAttgactgaaaaaaaaatctagctGCTGATTAATGGGCTAAAAACAGAAAGCGGAATACTACGTACTTTTTTAGCATCGTGTCCAACTGCCACATGCGGACCACGGCGTTGTCGAAGCGTGAAGCGTACGATTTGTCGTTTTGcaataataaaacaaatcgtTACGCCCAGCACTCCACCACCGATGATTATTACAATCATCACTCCGGAAAGTTCTTCCATTTCGGCAGCTTTATGGGGTGTTGCTCTTCAATTTATTTACGAATCTTTAGATTTCATGTCTACATATAAACTTGACAAAGTTCATTCACTATTGGAAAACATAATCttggacaaaaatcaatatcctGCCACA harbors:
- the LOC128742036 gene encoding protein C1orf43 homolog isoform X2, translated to MEELSGVMIVIIIGGGVLGVTICFIIAKRQIVRFTLRQRRGPHVAVGHDAKKSIKKEIERRIDCIQKIYFEPKLLWDDIKDGDKYILQPDSNIPPYYYRMKAMDDVKELEKEIAKQDGSTRHPRDSLRAFLLTTLAAPLNGAGQRLIHQFCDMYEHARHDPNEFGEEEYQAYQRLLKKICDAAKLLKTFSNSRKSSPSRTPVKKQSKMQSLLDPSRLRPPPMTATGGGITGGNTGNQNARLNLSLGVQLQHQQEQQLQLQEELGENEILSISQYHGETGLSKIDMV
- the LOC128742036 gene encoding protein C1orf43 homolog isoform X1, whose protein sequence is MEELSGVMIVIIIGGGVLGVTICFIIAKRQIVRFTLRQRRGPHVAVGHDAKKSIKKEIERRIDCIQKIYFEPKLLWDDIKDGDKYILQPDSNIPPYYYRMKAMDDVKELEKEIAKQDGSTRHPRDSLRAFLLTTLAAPLNGAGQRLIHQFCDMYEHARHDPNEFGEEEYQAYQRLLKKICDAAKLLKTFSNSRKSSPSRTPVKKQSKMQSLLDPSRLRPPPMTATGGGITGGNTGNQNARLNLSLGVQLQHQQEQQLQLQEELGENEILSISQYHGETETFAIHRSFKD